The sequence below is a genomic window from Neodiprion pinetum isolate iyNeoPine1 chromosome 7, iyNeoPine1.2, whole genome shotgun sequence.
cttttgaaaatacagTGAAATCTTGTCACGAAAAATCTTACGAAACGGCTTCGAGAGAATCCTCAGGGCCGGTTAGTACATAATTTTCTTAATAAATGAGGAAACACTAGGAATGATGTTGGAATCTCCCACACCCGTCACTTGAGGCCACGTCACTTTGAAGAACGCGTACGCAGGCAAACTCTCGGGCAGATCAATCGTTCTCTCTGGTTGTAACTAGAATTTTAGCCTCTGAGAGTTGGCCGTCCGATTTCTCTGTCATACGACTGCTTCGCCTATGTTCATCGGTCTCGTTGATGACTTCGTGATTTCGTGTTTGTCAGTTGCCGAGATAAATGGTTCGTACCTAacgtttgtttaattttcatagGTCTCAACGCAAACCCAAAACCAAGTTTCTAAATTAAGTAATCAATCGTAACTCTGCGTCGTTGtatttttcggatttttgtcaaaatttcgttTAATACGAGGTAGACGATATTTCGGAGGTTGGCTTTGACGCAGAGTTGTTGGAAATACCTTATTCCAAATTCTTGGGTCTATACGACATACGTGACCGGTATGTAAAACCAGGTGTCTTTTTGCTCTAAAATTAGGGTCAGAATCAGTCGGGAACAGGAGGTACGGGAGGGGACAAGAAGGATGACAaagacaagaagaagaagtacgAGCCCCCAATTCCTACGCGCGTAGGAAAGAAGAAACGACGAACCAAGGGACCGGACGCTGCGACAAAATTGCCCCAAGTCACGCCCCACACCAGGTGTCGCCTGAAGCTCTTGAAGTATGAAAGAATCAAGGATTACTTGTTGATGGAGGAGGAGTTCATTAGAAATCAGGAGCGACTTAAGCCGcaggaagagaaaaatgaagaggAGAGATCCAAGGTCGACGATCTTAGGGGAACGCCGATGTCGGTTGGGACATTGGAGGAAATAATTGACGACAATCACGCCATTGTTTCTACATCTGTAGGGTCCGAGCATTACGTGTCGATTTTGTCATTCGTTGACAAAGATCAGCTGGAGCCAGGATGTTCTGTTTTATTGAATCACAAGGTGCACGCCGTTGTTGGCGTCCTTGGCGATGACACGGATCCGATGGTAACAGTGATGAAGCTCGAGAAAGCTCCGCAAGAAACATACGCCGATATCGGAGGTGagcttttgtatttttcaagcGACGTATCATATATCTTCTCAGAAGCATGCACTGACATCATATTTCTTTCCCAGGATTGGATACACAAATTCAGGAAATCAAAGAGTCGGTCGAATTGCCCCTCACTCATCCGGAATATTACGAAGAGATGGGAATCAAGCCCCCCAAGGGTGTTATACTCTACGGTTTACCGGGAACGGGTAAAACTCTTCTGGCCAAAGCAGTGGCCAATCAGACATCTGCGACTTTCCTGCGTGTTGTTGGTTCAGAATTGATCCAGAAGTATCTAGGGGATGGCCCGAAACTTGTCAGAGAGCTATTCAGAGTTGCTGAGGAACATGCTCCTTCTATCGTATTCATAGATGAAATTGACGCTGTTGGTACAAAACGATATGACAGCAACAGTGGAGGCGAAAGAGAAATCCAGCGTACTATGCTGGAGCTACTAAACCAACTTGACGGTGAGTAAAAGATTTTGTCTCCATACTGACAGAGAGTCAGTAAAATAACTATTTGTATCTTCAAGTGCTTGATGATGTGCTGATGTTTTACCGCTTATCGGCACTATGTGCAAAAGTGCTAatgtgaattaattattcaaatggACAGGCTTTGACAGTCGTGGAGATGTCAAAGTAGTAATGGCAACTAATAGAATCGAAACTTTGGATCCGGCACTAATTCGACCCGGACGTATCGATAGAAAGATCGAGTTTCCCCTGCCAGATGAAAAAACCAAGAGGAGAATCTTTAGCATTCACACAAGTAGAATGACATTGGCACCAGATGTAAACCTGGCAGATCTCATCATGGCTAAAGATGACCTATCCGGAGCTGACATAAAGGTGATTATTTTGCAGTAAAAGTAAGATTCTTTGTATGGGTAAAAATGGAAAGTTATAGTTAACTTTTCCCATAGGCGATCTGTACCGAAGCTGGTCTCATGGCTTTACGAGAGCGCCGTATGAAGGTAACCAGCGACGACTTCAAGAAATCCAAGGAGAGTGTGTTGTACCGCAAGAAGGAAGGATCGCCTGAAggattatatttataatttaatttttcgctttcccatgtattttttatcaatcgtaataatacgaaattcgaataaataaattttctttaactCAACCAACTTTTGTCAACTATTAATTGATTGGGTTAACTTTACAGGTACAGGACATAATGCTACAAAACTGCATTGTTGATACATGTTACGTGTTTGCTTGTCAATTCGTCAAATTGATGCTGCAGCGTCTCTAGTATCCTTGTAGAATATTTCTTCTGACCATTTCTTATATCCTGCAGCGGCATTTTAACGAAATCATCTGTCTTTACTTTGCTCTTCGTACTTTCATTGCAGACGTAGCAAGCCCCTCGCCTTGTCTTTTCAAGTACATCATCTGTAGCTGGTAGAGTTTGAGAGTCGTTACTCATGGCTGTTGCCAGCCCCTTGTATTTTCCTAATACGAAGGCAGTTTCGAAAGCGTCTTTGTAACCGATGTCAAAACCTTCTTGGAAAACtgatttctttccttcttcaaCTCCTTCCCTATAACCGGCCTGAGAAAGTTGATGGACTGTGATCAAGTAATGTTGAGTGAAATTCTCGTCATTTCACTACCAGAGAATTCTTACCTTAATTGCTCTATTTATAACTCGATTCCAATTTCTTTCGGAAAGCTCTACTGAATGCTCAATTTCCTCACAGTCATCCATTTTAAGGTTATGTTTCCAATCACTTGACAGTGTCACATAAGTCCCGGGATCTGACACAATCTGTACGATTATTCATTCGATGTACGCATATTacataatttatcaaaaatttgcaaactgTGTAAGCGGGAGTAAAGTAGTAATTGTAGGGTAGTTCCTCTTTGTTATTCGGAAAGAGAAGAGCAAAGTGTttaataatcaattaaatGCAACTGTTGGTACTTGTTTGTACGACATTACGCCTGATTATATGCGTAATTAAAGGTGTTTTATAAAGCGCCCAATTACATGCAACCAAATGTACACCAAGAACGCCTGATAATGCCCAAGCATGCAACATGCATTTCTCCacatgaaattcaaaatagttatgaatttattaattgaacaaaaatgaaaataggaATAGCATGGAGCGTCCAACGTGGGCGAAATGTCGAGAGTACTGAGTCTCGGATTTTAGCTATCCCCTCAATTCctgtaaatgaaataaattgattatCATGAACAAATCGTTCACGTGACTTGTGTATTTTACCAAATCAGTGGCAATAGTAAGCCCATTTCCTACAGGGGGCGTACGTCACGTGGGTTCGTCGCCGCAGCCACACGTGTTCGTTGCAAGGTTCGATGGCAATTCATTGCATTGCTTCTAATTCGTTCGTAAGATTTTGAGTCAacgattaattattaaatactAATGGATGTCAGAGGAGAATTCTCTAGTGAGCGAGAAATAAATAGAATTGTCGATGTGGGTGAATCGCCAGAATTTATCGAAGAAAAGTATGATGCTTTAAGATTAATTGTCAAATAACTGTCAAACAGACCGTTAATAACATAATAAATAGATAACAATTAACTGTCAAATAGACCGGATATAGCAGCAAATGTTTGTTACGCTTTCAAAGCTCCATAGTTTTCTAACTTTGTATAATGAAATTGAAGGGAACCTGTTAAACGAGATTTTTTGTGCAACAGTGTAAGAGGTACAGCTTTGATTTCAGGATTATCTCCTTGGCTCAAGCAAAGCCGAAGGGCATCTCGGATAAAGACATATCTGCTGAGATTCCAGATCTGGCACCGACGCGGAAGGCGGCAGCGATAAACAAGCTATTGGCTCAGGGATACTTTGACTTATTCAAGCAGGGTGGAACTCTTCTTTACCGTTTGAAAGACCCGAGCAAGGCTAAATCGGTTAAAGGGGCAGACAACGAGGAGAAAGttgtttataatataatcgAAGAGGCTGGGAATAAGGGGATATGGATACGCGACATCAGGTTCAAATCCAATTTAATGCCGACGCagctgaataaaattttaaaaagtttggAAACTAAGAAGTTCATTAAAGCTGTGAAGTCGGTAGCGGCTAGCAAGAAGAAGGTATATATGCTTTACAACTTGGAGCCTGACAGATCTGTGACCGGAGGCGCGTGGTACCAGGATCAAGACTTTGAGGCAGAATTCGTCGATATTCTAAACCAGCAGTGTTACAGATTTTTGGAGCAAAAAAAAGACAGTACAAAAAACTGCAAGGATGGTCCTATCGGTGCAAGAAATATAGCTTTTGCGTCGTCGAAAGAAGTTTGGAAATTCATTTCCGATCTGGGAATAAGCAAGGTACGGCAACGGGATACCTTTCACTAACTTTTTGCTGTTACTCCTCGATAATACTTTGactaaataaatgaaacgatAATATTGCAGGTTAAGCTTTCCGTGGAGGATCTGGAAATGATTTTGAATACCCTTATCTACGACGGCAAAGTGGAAAGAACTCTGTCAAGCGACGGAAGCAACTTGTACCGAGCGGTCGAACCGTTGCTCAGCCCTCCAGGATTAATTAGAACACCTTGCGGTGTTTGTCCGGTATATTTAATGTTGTATAATAAACGAGAAGCGACGAATGATCGTTGAGCATCTTTGAGGTATACTGTATTTTGCTTTCAGGTGAGAAAAAACTGCTGCGACGTGGGAGAAATAACGCCAAAGAAATGTCACTACATCAAGGAATGGTTGGAGTGAAGTTTTGACATCGAAATTCGCGTTGAATCtgtgtataaatatagatCCATGAAATGTGAATTTCCGTTTATTCTGCTCTTATTCGAGATCCATCTCTGTAAGCCTGTATTGTACAATTAATTCGTAAACTGCACGGTACGCGTAGTGTCAAAGATGAGAAACAAGGTGGTCGATTGTTGccgaaattttattctccATGATTATAGCAGAGCGTTTCTCCCATGTGGACTATACAAGGAGCACGAAGTCCATGCAACCAAATAGCTGCCTGAAGTAAGATGGCACTGATGTTCCGTATGCACCGAAGGTATTGGACGGATTATAAGGCAGTAGTGAAAACTTTCTACAGATCACAACGCAAGATCACCGATCATTCGATCTTACAATTAGCATCCCTGCAGCCAGAGACAATTCGGTACAAAAGGGACGCTGGCGACGCTAGTGGTACAAAAAACAAACCTAACGTGAACGATTACTATGACAAGTTTTGTCAATTCACCCATTGAGTTCGTGCTCCATGGTCTCTCCCGCCAAATGGCCCCCAGGCGTTTCGGTTTCAAGAGGGACGCAGACGCAAAACGCGGTATCCGGTGAGTCTTGCCAGGTGTGCGCGCTTTCCGAGACACCGTTAAATCGCGCCTTGTCATGaatttgtacatttttattgaaaaatcgcttATTCGTCATCCCCGAGGATAGTTAGAGGGTCGCGTAGCGTCCTCGACAAGACGGTTGTGCGTCCAAGTGGAGATTTAAGGGCGACGGGCGGCCGAAGCGGGGCTGCGGGACGTGTATAATCGGCCAGAACGTAGATCACTTGAGATTGATTTCTGCGGAGAGAGTGTTTCGTGACGAATTAACAAGTCGGGTCAGCTCGCGCCAGCGTCGTCATGCCTCTCCTACGCAAGAAGCTTTTTCACAAGTTGCACGTCTCCTCCGATTTccgcgacgacgacgaggttTTCCACTGCGAGGCGACCAACGAGATCTTCAAAGATTACAAGTTAGTGTTTGACAGCTCGATCATTTTCACCTACGGACAAACGCACTCGCCGCATTTTGTTCTCTAACGTCTCCGACGTCTTCTCCTGCTTTTCAGTGAATTCTGCGAAAGAATTATTCTCTGCAACTCACTCGTCTGGTCCTGTAGTATCACAGGAAAGCCGAATTTCACTTACCAAGAGGCATTGCTCAGCGAGGAAAATGCGAGAAAGAGTCTCAAGGAATTTCCCATGGAGGTAATACACATCAAATGCAACATACACAGTCTTCTAACATACCTTTGCTTGGGCAGCAATGAACTTCTTCGAAGCCCCAAGATTCCACTTTTTTTCAGTCACGATCgctaggttttttttttctcttacacCCCCACGACTTTACTAAATCCGAGTGTTTCTTTTCGTGTGAACATAGAAGCTTGATAATGATATTCCGATGAAAGATGTGCCTCGAACGGAGGAAATCCAGTCTGTGATTATACACGTTTTACAAATAACTGCAACATAACCtagtaattgaaaattgtttatcTGACAATTGATCTTGACTTCGCCGCATAATGCATTGTATTGCATTACGTAACCTGGTTTTAGATTATTACCAGAATCTCGATAACAGTGTCTGAGGTTTAAATTACGTTTGGGTCTTGATTGCAGTTGCGAATTCCAATCTTATACCTGGCGAGCAAAACAAACAGGACTTCACTTAATGAAATGGTCGAGGATGTTTATCAATTCGCACGAGACAGATACTTTGTAGGAGAAATGGTCGAGGCCAGTTTTACCGAAGATGCCTGGTGCGAGTGTCACGTTTTACAGGTCATCGAGCCTACCAAGCAACAGATTAATTcttacgtaaaagaaaataacaggTATTTGTCAAATCTCGGTTTGGGCAATGGCTTGTCGTTCTTGACCTAACTAGGTGTCTTCTTATCTCCTTGTCTCTTCTTTTAACCATTTACACAAAGAAGCATGCTGGAAAGACAGTATCAACCTCCGGCAAAATTATTTCGCTACGAAGTGGAGCAGTTTGATTGCGGAGGTGACACAGATGTTAGCCAGCTCATGATAGTTGAGGCTTCACAGGTGCGACGACGCAAACAACACTACAGCAGAGAAAGGAATAAGATATTCTTGCGACAACTCTGCGAGCAAGGCGAGACTGGCATATGGATGGTCAAGGTAATCTGTTCAATTTGCTTCATTCTGTGTAATATTTGAATTCGCttgttgatttatttattactagAGAGGTTCAATAGTCGTTGACAGAATATCTATAAACTCAACCAAGAATGTCAAACGACGTTTCATCTAATGCGATGACTTTGTGACAGATATTCGTGAATGAAACCTCGAATTGGCGTCAGATAATTGGAACAAGCTGACTCATAATTCTACAAATAGATTTGTATTAAGCCTGTAGAAAAATTGACTCAGCATCAACTGGACATTACGGTTGGCATACAGTATTTGTTCTGCCTACATGTTTTGGTTTGCTTGTTGCAGGAGAATGTCTTACAAAAGTATGGCATTCATAAGACTCGATTCGATACGATATTTGCTGGACCCATGCCAGACTTTTCTCCACGTCTCAAGAAACCTATCAAGCACAAGCAGGAGTCTATAGCGAAGTTTCTTACTCCAGATATAGCGAAACATAGGGTCTTTGATAAGCCAGATCccttgaagaaaataaacgacAGCGGAATAATCGGCAAGAaatcaaagaaacaaaagTAAGTTGAAACGTTGAGGACTTGTATGAATTtccagatatttttttttcctcacttttATGATAACAATCAACTGGAGTTTCACTTTCGTGATACCTTACAAATTTATCACAGTTAATTGTCTGTGCAGGATGAACGGTAAATTTAAAGAAGATCTGAAAGCTAAAGCTCTGGAAGAAAAAGCTCGCCTGAAAGAAGCGAGGCTCGAAGAACGGGGTCgtaagaaggaagaaaaacaaaagcttGCAGCTTATGTGAAGGAGTGGAATAAACCCAGAGAAGACTTAGAATGTGAAGATCTCCGACAAATTCCAGATCCGACCCCTGTTAAATGTTTCATTCCCAATGACAAATTTGGCGACTTCGTCATGATATTGGAATTTCTACAATATTTCTATGAAGAGTTAGAAGTTGGCAGTTACTTTCCAGGTGGAGTGAACTTGGACTTGATGGAGAAAGCTCTGTTAGAGAAAGAAGTTGCAGGACCTTGGAGTGACCTCTTGCAACTTTTGCttgcaaacatttttaaatttcaagccgaagaagaagatgagaTCCACGCGGATGCTGCTAATCTAACTGACGATAGAAATATAGACCATGGGGTTTCATCTATGGCCGAAGCTGTGAAATTAGCCACAATAGCCTCATCTTGGTGTCAAACGCACCATGGGTGTCAATTATCCGAGCTGACTTTGGATTACGTTacattgagtgaaattttacgaCAGCATCTCTTGAGTTCTGGCGGTAGGATAAGCGACGTGGCATCTAAGTGGCGCTATTCTCAAAGAGGTAACCAATTATTCGTTTATCTCGATGCACACCTATTTTTGATAGCTAGGTCGGGTATTGCCAATAAAATGAATACAGTCGAATGGTTAATGGGCTGTAGGCATCTGAAATTCCCGTTGAATGATTAATTTCATGCCAACCTGTTATATGatggaataaattgaattttaggTGGCTATACAAATCATGACGATCCAGTACTGCTCTTGAGAATGAAGGAGGCGCATATACTTCGAACTCTGGGCCACATGAATGTCTGCGAATTCGAATTGGATGATCGACTGAAGGTTGTCAGTTGTTTGATTAATCAGTTGCTTACGTTTGCATCTATTCGCGACGTGATCGATGAAAGATACGACAAACTGCATCAAGCAAAGAAGAAACTCAAGTTATTCCTGATAGCTGagcaaaagaaagaaaaggaagagagggagagaatgaaggagagagagaaagagggaagaGTAGAGGAGGAAGAGCAGAAACCTAAGAAAATAACGAGAGGAAATTACGAGgacgaaaaaaagaagggGGAATACGAAAACAAGCTGAAAGAACTACAGACCGCATCTCGAGATGATCAAATGATGCTTTATCTAGGCTCGGATAGGGCACATAGGAGGTACTGGAGGTTCCTATCTATACCAGGTACGGAATTGTCTTTGATGTGCATAACGTCTgacacatttttaatttcttattccTTTCATGGATCCTAATCGCTATATTCATTCAAACTCTAGGTTTATTTGTGGAGAACGATGAAAGATGGCCGGGTGCTTGTCTGCCCGGGGGTACTCCCTACAAACCGGAGCTTCAAGATGAGTCCGGAGAGGCGATGTATGCGtatttgaagaagaaatttaaagACGAATCCAGCGATAAAGAAAACAGTATTAAGGAGCTGAAGAAGTCTCCGAAAAAAGTTGCCTTTTCTGACAAAAACGGATTAAAATCACCGCGAAAAGATCTTAGTCCTAAGAAAGAAGTAAAGGTAGATTTCAGTGATATTAGACAAAACTTGAACGTATGTACA
It includes:
- the Acf gene encoding bromodomain adjacent to zinc finger domain protein 1A isoform X4, coding for MPLLRKKLFHKLHVSSDFRDDDEVFHCEATNEIFKDYNEFCERIILCNSLVWSCSITGKPNFTYQEALLSEENARKSLKEFPMELRIPILYLASKTNRTSLNEMVEDVYQFARDRYFVGEMVEASFTEDAWCECHVLQVIEPTKQQINSYVKENNRSMLERQYQPPAKLFRYEVEQFDCGGDTDVSQLMIVEASQVRRRKQHYSRERNKIFLRQLCEQGETGIWMVKENVLQKYGIHKTRFDTIFAGPMPDFSPRLKKPIKHKQESIAKFLTPDIAKHRVFDKPDPLKKINDSGIIGKKSKKQKMNGKFKEDLKAKALEEKARLKEARLEERGRKKEEKQKLAAYVKEWNKPREDLECEDLRQIPDPTPVKCFIPNDKFGDFVMILEFLQYFYEELEVGSYFPGGVNLDLMEKALLEKEVAGPWSDLLQLLLANIFKFQAEEEDEIHADAANLTDDRNIDHGVSSMAEAVKLATIASSWCQTHHGCQLSELTLDYVTLSEILRQHLLSSGGRISDVASKWRYSQRGGYTNHDDPVLLLRMKEAHILRTLGHMNVCEFELDDRLKVVSCLINQLLTFASIRDVIDERYDKLHQAKKKLKLFLIAEQKKEKEERERMKEREKEGRVEEEEQKPKKITRGNYEDEKKKGEYENKLKELQTASRDDQMMLYLGSDRAHRRYWRFLSIPGLFVENDERWPGACLPGGTPYKPELQDESGEAMYAYLKKKFKDESSDKENSIKELKKSPKKVAFSDKNGLKSPRKDLSPKKEVKVDFSDIRQNLNVCTGDQTCPIHCVTARPQWSFYGLQESIDSVINALNKRGIREGELRQTLIQEATSLTTVIAECPRHKLNPEVYMEPIKEPTNKNHRKNKYDNVNLTFPPGTNIEEVLELTLRDYILDLEDKIKVGCLGSLKVISREVWRTAINKRGYDKQCDKLVYGLNDIEADTASNLVLDKIKNENRVSRPGTPDSEISSSGVKTYRDPGRYLGPPFEDEPVPDPNQQIAIKQLACAILQISHAIEPKYLKKPLGVDDKDKKPASEDIGRDRWEQSLMASTSWSQLFVHMSTLENSVAWARSALNAQCRICRKRRDAENMLLCDGCNKGHHLYCLKPKLNAVPEGDWFCTTCKPRETKPKEKSKRRKKFEDEVEEEAVLTKETRRNRAKRIPESEDEETELPEDPDATMSLCSLCGIGGRVICCDGCPKVFHLECTEPLLKRVPRGKWLCDFCLRNRRTNSIHARGRERERDRERVSAAAARSRIHGFAKSLLTTESTDWDESSINSDDFEPIPQRQTRRSAKRVADATIDEIKEDASTVKGCMATLQELLADITHHRDSWPFLSPVTKDEVPDYHDIISSPMDFGTIKYKLGKGDYQTLREFYSDCILVFDNCEKYNQDHSSVYNTIYRAGTRLLKYFEKRCKDLGLNYNEQEVREPDTKKQKCEPNGELENGIEDEEEDENLKDNEDEDDVDEQDDADEDDDADEDDEEDYEESESDAS
- the Acf gene encoding bromodomain adjacent to zinc finger domain protein 1A isoform X5, with protein sequence MPLLRKKLFHKLHVSSDFRDDDEVFHCEATNEIFKDYNEFCERIILCNSLVWSCSITGKPNFTYQEALLSEENARKSLKEFPMELRIPILYLASKTNRTSLNEMVEDVYQFARDRYFVGEMVEASFTEDAWCECHVLQVIEPTKQQINSYVKENNRSMLERQYQPPAKLFRYEVEQFDCGGDTDVSQLMIVEASQVRRRKQHYSRERNKIFLRQLCEQGETGIWMVKENVLQKYGIHKTRFDTIFAGPMPDFSPRLKKPIKHKQESIAKFLTPDIAKHRVFDKPDPLKKINDSGIIGKKSKKQKMNGKFKEDLKAKALEEKARLKEARLEERGRKKEEKQKLAAYVKEWNKPREDLECEDLRQIPDPTPVKCFIPNDKFGDFVMILEFLQYFYEELEVGSYFPGGVNLDLMEKALLEKEVAGPWSDLLQLLLANIFKFQAEEEDEIHADAANLTDDRNIDHGVSSMAEAVKLATIASSWCQTHHGCQLSELTLDYVTLSEILRQHLLSSGGRISDVASKWRYSQRGGYTNHDDPVLLLRMKEAHILRTLGHMNVCEFELDDRLKVVSCLINQLLTFASIRDVIDERYDKLHQAKKKLKLFLIAEQKKEKEERERMKEREKEGRVEEEEQKPKKITRGNYEDEKKKGEYENKLKELQTASRDDQMMLYLGSDRAHRRYWRFLSIPGLFVENDERWPGACLPGGTPYKPELQDESGEAMYAYLKKKFKDESSDKENSIKELKKSPKKVAFSDKNGLKSPRKDLSPKKEVKVDFSDIRQNLNVCTGDQTCPIHCVTARPQWSFYGLQESIDSVINALNKRGIREGELRQTLIQEATSLTTVIAECPRHKLNPEVYMEPIKEPTNKNHRKNKYDNVNLTFPPGTNIEEVLELTLRDYILDLEDKIKVGCLGSLKVISREVWRTAINKRGYDKQCDKLVYGLNDIEADTASNLVLDKIKNENRVSRPGTPDSEISSSGVKTYRDPGRYLGPPFEDEPVPDPNQQIAIKQLACAILQISHAIEPKYLKKPLGVDDKDKKPASEDIGRDRWEQSLMASTSWSQLFVHMSTLENSVAWARSALNAQCRICRKRRDAENMLLCDGCNKGHHLYCLKPKLNAVPEGDWFCTTCKPRETKPKEKSKRRKKFEDEVEEEAVLTKETRRNRAKRIPESEDEETELPEDPDATMSLCSLCGIGGRVICCDGCPKVFHLECTEPLLKRVPRGKWLCDFCLRNRRTNSIHESSINSDDFEPIPQRQTRRSAKRVADATIDEIKEDASTVKGCMATLQELLADITHHRDSWPFLSPVTKDEVPDYHDIISSPMDFGTIKYKLGKGDYQTLREFYSDCILVFDNCEKYNQDHSSVYNTIYRAGTRLLKYFEKRCKDLGLNYNEQEVREPDTKKQKCEPNGELENGIEDEEEDENLKDNEDEDDVDEQDDADEDDDADEDDEEDYEESESDAS